A single region of the Bacteroides luhongzhouii genome encodes:
- a CDS encoding RagB/SusD family nutrient uptake outer membrane protein yields the protein MKTYIKSILLGTGLLSLLSCSDFLDQSSPSELKGENVFNSVVYTEQALNKVYADLTYDHTYGSRIPINFGNNTDIELANATKQSEVHQNSERGLGNYYLSKGWDKLDTNWERCFAIIENANIVIDGIRNSDLLAEGTTTRKPMLRYLGEALTMRAMVYYDIVKNYGDVPMRFEPTQPDGSNMYAAKTDRDIILDQLLDDLDEAANYLPWAGEDGYTTEHATAGFAHGLFARIALSRAGYSIREQAKTGYRNHPTCSDGQFPTQRPSEAEVQKLHERALAHLDIVVSKQVHKLNPSFENQWDLINKRTLDTKYYENLYEVAHGLGRSGEMGYSTGVRINGASNKYGAKGNSSGNIRLTASYILSFDNNDSRRDITCAYYELKQTTVDNKAVIKETLLSNAPFSAYVAKWDIRKMDDAIISLAQNTDQKWAPGINWVVMRYSDILLMYAEVMYNLYGLEGSNPNGTTTKTALEALTEVHIRAFDTATQNAAKNAIEASARNNFMEALDQERAWEFAGECVRKYDLIRWGTLSEKLDQFRTDYKAMIETAPKFIFYKMKTDDPYSIDMNSITWRTEQIPNELRDLEDPDKVKEAAKTAGYEYVTGWGTNYEWKKGVADTSKTTNDTNLEYVDDISSGLNATIKNRHLLPIGSKTVSDANGYIENSYNF from the coding sequence ATGAAAACTTATATAAAATCAATATTACTAGGAACCGGATTGTTGAGCTTGCTTTCATGCAGTGACTTTCTCGACCAGTCTTCCCCTTCGGAGTTGAAAGGAGAAAATGTTTTTAACTCTGTCGTGTATACAGAGCAAGCGTTAAACAAGGTATATGCCGATTTGACATACGACCACACGTATGGTTCTCGTATCCCTATCAATTTCGGTAATAATACGGATATTGAACTAGCAAATGCAACCAAGCAATCGGAAGTTCATCAAAATTCAGAAAGAGGATTAGGTAATTACTATCTAAGCAAAGGATGGGATAAACTTGATACGAACTGGGAAAGATGTTTTGCTATTATTGAAAATGCCAATATCGTTATTGACGGTATTCGTAATAGCGACTTATTAGCAGAAGGAACTACCACCCGTAAACCAATGCTCCGTTATTTAGGAGAAGCATTAACCATGCGTGCAATGGTATATTATGATATAGTTAAGAATTACGGAGATGTTCCGATGCGCTTTGAGCCTACCCAACCTGATGGTTCTAACATGTATGCAGCAAAAACAGACCGGGATATTATTTTAGACCAGTTGTTAGATGATTTGGACGAAGCTGCCAATTACCTTCCTTGGGCAGGTGAAGACGGATACACAACAGAGCATGCCACTGCAGGTTTTGCACATGGATTATTTGCACGTATTGCTTTATCACGCGCCGGATATAGCATCCGCGAACAAGCAAAAACAGGTTATAGAAACCATCCGACTTGCAGTGACGGACAATTCCCTACTCAACGTCCGTCAGAAGCAGAAGTTCAAAAATTGCACGAACGTGCATTAGCACATTTGGATATTGTAGTAAGCAAACAAGTTCATAAGTTGAATCCATCTTTTGAAAACCAATGGGACTTAATCAATAAGCGGACACTGGATACTAAATATTATGAAAATCTATATGAGGTAGCTCACGGATTAGGTAGATCTGGCGAAATGGGTTACAGTACCGGAGTTCGTATCAATGGTGCCAGCAACAAATATGGCGCAAAAGGTAATAGCAGTGGTAATATCAGACTTACAGCTTCTTATATTTTATCTTTTGATAATAACGACAGCCGTAGAGATATTACATGCGCCTACTATGAATTAAAACAAACGACAGTAGACAATAAAGCTGTTATAAAAGAGACATTGCTTTCTAATGCTCCTTTCAGTGCCTATGTAGCAAAATGGGACATTCGTAAAATGGATGATGCAATCATCTCTTTGGCACAAAACACAGACCAGAAATGGGCTCCAGGTATTAACTGGGTAGTGATGCGTTATTCCGATATTTTATTAATGTATGCTGAAGTGATGTATAACTTGTATGGATTAGAAGGCAGCAATCCCAATGGTACCACTACAAAAACTGCACTTGAAGCTTTGACAGAAGTACATATCCGTGCCTTTGACACTGCTACCCAAAATGCCGCTAAAAACGCTATTGAAGCATCCGCCCGAAACAATTTCATGGAAGCGCTTGATCAAGAACGTGCATGGGAGTTTGCAGGTGAATGTGTTCGTAAATATGATCTGATACGTTGGGGAACACTTTCCGAAAAGCTGGATCAATTCAGAACAGACTACAAAGCTATGATTGAGACTGCTCCCAAATTTATCTTCTATAAAATGAAGACAGATGATCCGTATTCAATTGACATGAATAGTATCACTTGGCGTACTGAACAAATTCCTAATGAACTTAGAGACCTTGAAGATCCTGATAAAGTGAAGGAAGCAGCTAAAACTGCAGGTTATGAATATGTTACCGGTTGGGGAACCAACTATGAATGGAAGAAGGGAGTAGCAGATACTAGTAAAACAACCAATGATACAAATCTTGAGTATGTAGATGATATCAGCAGTGGTTTAAATGCTACGATCAAAAATAGACATCTATTACCGATAGGCTCCAAGACTGTTTCGGATGCCAACGGTTACATAGAGAACTCTTATAATTTCTAA
- a CDS encoding SusC/RagA family TonB-linked outer membrane protein: MSNKVKNMRSWLLMLFAAISLSVSAQTITVKGNVKDTTGEPIIGASVVEKGNTTNGTITDLDGNYSIKVPSKATLTISYIGMKTQDIAIKGQSQINVTLSDDTQALDEVVVIGYGTVAKKDLTGSVSSVSAKQIAAIPVSSASEALQGKMAGVSITTTEGSPDADVKIRVRGGGSLSQDNSPLYIVDGFPVSSISDIAPTDIQSVDVLKDASSTAIYGARGANGVIIITTKSGQEGKIQVNLGASFGVRKVTKMVDVLNPYEYVLWQQEIDQEGMKYGMFDDLDIYKSMKGTDYQDEIFGRTGNQQQYNVSVSGGNKDTKFSVSYAHNEEKSIMLGSGFSKENINAKLNTNINKWLTMDFNARFSYQTIDGISGGADANESSAANSLISRSVIYKPVEEINTTSSDSDDDENVNNAQYNPLERLNATYKKQTRLQQNYNVGLNWKPIKGLTFRSEFGYGWRYNNTDQVWGVEATSNSKYGYYGQPQALLNKVVNKNWRNANTVTYDTKFLNNTHKLNVMLGHEVSSSYDHETINTSVAFSKYMTINDVLSGMSNGTALPTSTYIGFKDNLLSFFGRVNYTIQDKYLMTFTMRADGSSKFSKGNQWGYFPSLALAWRISDEAWMERSKEWLSNLKLRLSVGTAGNNRIKSGAINSTFSLAETSDKNIYFNETSAVVLQHASNLSNPDLKWETTLTRNLGIDFGFWNNRLSGSIDAYWNTTKDLLMNATIPSSTGFSTQYKNFGQTSNKGIELALDAVIVDTKDFGLNANFNISYNRAKIDKLAGGQTWQSSNWGGKPAGQNDFFIEEGGRLGEVYGYELDGFYTTDDFSWDGSKWVLNENLTDPTELIKYNNFGPGALKLKADEDGKFTKKRLGNTVPTVTGGFGINMRYKNFDLSAFFNYSLGNKIVNATKLGSSYYNDTKKGWNLNDNFTLAKRYSWIDPSTGENMLKSSYIKSNGLDYTINRLNEINAGASMYNPGSITEMPLLDWAVEDGSFLRVNNISIGYTLPKVFVNKIFMQNVRIYVTGYNLYCFTKYSGADPEVDTRRSTPMTPGVDYSAYPKSRSFVGGINVTF, from the coding sequence ATGTCTAACAAGGTGAAAAACATGCGCAGTTGGCTGCTAATGCTATTTGCAGCGATATCGCTTAGCGTATCAGCGCAAACAATTACCGTAAAAGGTAATGTGAAAGACACAACGGGAGAACCGATCATCGGAGCTTCTGTAGTAGAGAAAGGTAATACTACCAATGGTACAATTACCGATTTAGATGGTAACTATTCTATCAAGGTTCCTTCAAAAGCAACCCTTACAATTTCTTATATCGGAATGAAAACTCAGGATATTGCTATAAAAGGACAAAGTCAAATTAATGTCACTCTTTCCGATGATACACAAGCGTTGGACGAAGTTGTGGTAATTGGTTATGGGACCGTTGCAAAAAAGGATTTGACCGGTTCTGTATCTTCCGTTAGTGCCAAACAGATTGCTGCTATTCCGGTATCTTCCGCATCGGAAGCACTACAAGGGAAAATGGCTGGTGTATCTATCACAACCACTGAAGGTTCACCTGATGCAGATGTAAAAATCCGCGTACGTGGCGGCGGTTCTCTATCTCAAGATAATTCACCACTCTATATTGTAGACGGATTTCCCGTATCAAGTATCTCTGATATTGCTCCAACAGATATTCAATCGGTAGATGTATTGAAAGATGCTTCTTCTACTGCTATTTATGGCGCCCGCGGTGCAAACGGTGTTATCATCATTACTACTAAATCCGGTCAGGAAGGTAAGATTCAGGTGAATTTGGGGGCCTCGTTCGGTGTTCGTAAAGTTACTAAAATGGTAGATGTACTGAACCCTTACGAATATGTATTATGGCAACAAGAAATTGACCAAGAAGGGATGAAATATGGTATGTTTGATGATTTGGATATTTACAAATCTATGAAAGGCACCGACTACCAGGATGAGATTTTTGGTCGTACAGGAAATCAACAACAATACAATGTGAGTGTGAGTGGAGGTAATAAAGATACCAAATTCAGTGTTAGTTATGCACATAACGAAGAAAAAAGTATCATGCTTGGTTCGGGTTTCTCAAAAGAGAATATTAATGCCAAACTTAATACCAATATCAACAAATGGTTAACAATGGACTTTAATGCCCGTTTTAGTTACCAAACAATTGATGGTATCAGTGGTGGAGCAGATGCAAACGAATCAAGTGCAGCCAATTCACTAATATCACGTTCCGTCATCTACAAACCGGTAGAGGAAATTAATACAACAAGTTCGGACAGCGATGATGATGAGAATGTGAACAATGCACAATATAACCCACTGGAACGTTTAAATGCAACTTACAAGAAACAAACCCGCTTGCAACAAAACTATAACGTAGGACTTAACTGGAAACCAATCAAAGGATTAACATTCAGAAGTGAGTTTGGTTATGGATGGAGATATAACAATACTGACCAAGTATGGGGAGTGGAAGCTACAAGTAATTCTAAATATGGTTATTATGGACAGCCACAAGCTCTGTTAAATAAGGTCGTTAATAAAAACTGGCGTAATGCAAATACAGTAACATATGATACTAAGTTCTTGAATAACACTCACAAACTAAATGTTATGTTAGGACATGAAGTTTCAAGTAGTTACGATCACGAGACTATCAACACCTCCGTTGCTTTCTCCAAATATATGACTATTAATGACGTACTCTCCGGCATGAGTAACGGAACGGCATTGCCTACCTCTACTTATATTGGTTTTAAGGACAATCTATTATCGTTCTTCGGACGTGTCAACTATACGATACAAGACAAGTATCTAATGACTTTCACAATGCGTGCCGATGGTTCCAGTAAATTCTCAAAAGGAAACCAATGGGGATATTTCCCATCATTAGCTTTAGCATGGAGAATATCTGACGAAGCATGGATGGAAAGAAGCAAAGAATGGTTATCCAACCTAAAACTTCGTTTAAGTGTAGGTACAGCTGGTAATAACCGTATTAAATCGGGTGCCATTAATTCTACTTTCTCATTAGCGGAAACAAGTGATAAAAACATTTATTTCAATGAAACAAGTGCTGTTGTATTACAACATGCTTCTAATCTTTCTAATCCTGACCTAAAATGGGAAACAACACTTACCCGTAACTTAGGTATTGACTTCGGATTCTGGAATAACCGCTTATCCGGTAGTATTGATGCATACTGGAATACAACTAAAGACTTGTTGATGAATGCAACAATACCTTCAAGCACTGGTTTTTCTACCCAATATAAGAACTTTGGACAGACATCAAATAAAGGTATAGAATTAGCATTAGACGCAGTCATAGTAGATACTAAGGACTTTGGTTTAAACGCCAATTTCAATATTTCTTATAATAGAGCTAAAATTGATAAGCTAGCCGGAGGACAAACCTGGCAAAGTAGTAACTGGGGAGGTAAACCTGCCGGACAAAACGACTTCTTCATTGAGGAAGGAGGACGTCTGGGAGAAGTGTACGGATATGAATTGGATGGCTTCTATACTACTGACGATTTTTCATGGGACGGCAGCAAGTGGGTGCTTAACGAAAATCTCACAGATCCGACAGAACTGATTAAATATAACAATTTTGGTCCGGGTGCACTAAAACTGAAAGCTGATGAAGATGGCAAATTTACGAAGAAACGTCTAGGAAATACAGTTCCAACTGTTACCGGTGGTTTCGGTATAAACATGCGTTATAAGAACTTTGATTTATCAGCCTTCTTCAATTACTCTCTTGGTAACAAGATTGTGAATGCAACCAAGTTAGGTTCAAGTTACTATAATGATACTAAAAAAGGATGGAACTTAAATGATAACTTTACATTAGCCAAACGTTATTCCTGGATTGATCCGTCAACAGGAGAAAACATGCTGAAAAGTTCATATATCAAGAGTAATGGGCTCGATTATACTATTAATCGTTTAAATGAAATAAATGCCGGAGCTTCCATGTATAATCCAGGCTCAATCACAGAAATGCCATTACTTGACTGGGCAGTAGAAGATGGTTCTTTCCTCCGTGTCAATAACATTTCAATCGGATATACACTACCTAAAGTTTTTGTAAACAAAATATTTATGCAAAACGTACGTATCTATGTGACTGGTTACAACTTGTATTGTTTCACAAAATACTCGGGAGCAGATCCGGAAGTAGATACACGTCGCAGTACTCCAATGACTCCGGGCGTAGATTATTCTGCATATCCCAAAAGCCGCTCATTTGTAGGGGGTATTAATGTTACATTCTAA
- a CDS encoding pectate lyase family protein: MKMDIILSKWCLAILFAFGILACTDGGDANELPKEPEGTGEIQDEKIPAFPGAEGHGRYTAGGRGGDVYIVTSLEDKLQNGTLRYGIEKLSGKRTIVFQVSGTIHLNGDLKIKNGDLTIAGQTAPGDGICLAGYPVFLEADNVIVRFMRFRMGNKEDVSADGADAFGGRYHKNIMIDHCSMSWCTDECVSFYQNENFTLQWCLISESLRLGGHTKGPHGYGGIWGGMKASFHHNLLAHHDSRNPRLGPGVNSTKENEIVDMRNNVIYNWCGNSCYGGEAMHVNIVNNFYKPGPATPTGTSKRGRIIAIDKKVSESDKKSYPAIFDTWGDFFIQGNVVDDGQINGAVDYERCVKATKDNWEYGVYNQFDKKYGTLDEDTKKALRRTTPVETGTVTTHDARTAFERVMDYAGCSLHRDRVDERIVRETRSGTANYQGMNKHNGQGVVEGIDWKSVGYPKKGIIDSQDDVIPVGESSAWPELVQGVILKDSDNDGMPDEWEKKYGLNPDDASDRNGKTVDEEGTYTNLEMYMNSLVQKIVEEQNKGGVQ; the protein is encoded by the coding sequence ATGAAAATGGATATAATTCTAAGTAAATGGTGTTTAGCCATTTTGTTTGCTTTTGGAATTCTGGCGTGTACTGATGGTGGTGACGCTAATGAATTGCCTAAAGAACCTGAAGGGACTGGAGAAATTCAAGATGAAAAGATACCAGCTTTTCCTGGGGCAGAAGGACATGGACGCTACACAGCCGGTGGGCGTGGTGGTGATGTATATATTGTTACTTCATTGGAAGACAAGTTACAGAACGGAACTTTACGTTATGGTATTGAGAAACTAAGCGGAAAACGTACAATTGTTTTCCAGGTATCCGGAACCATTCATTTAAACGGTGATTTAAAGATTAAGAATGGAGATTTAACAATTGCAGGACAGACAGCTCCGGGGGATGGTATTTGTTTGGCTGGTTATCCGGTCTTCTTGGAAGCAGACAACGTTATTGTCCGTTTTATGCGTTTTCGAATGGGAAATAAAGAAGATGTCAGTGCGGACGGAGCTGATGCCTTTGGCGGTCGGTATCATAAAAATATTATGATTGATCATTGTTCTATGAGTTGGTGTACTGACGAATGTGTCTCTTTTTATCAAAACGAGAATTTCACATTGCAATGGTGTCTTATTTCTGAAAGCCTGCGTTTAGGTGGACATACAAAAGGCCCTCATGGCTATGGTGGTATATGGGGAGGTATGAAAGCTTCTTTCCATCATAATCTATTGGCACATCATGATAGCCGTAATCCTCGTCTAGGTCCTGGGGTTAATTCGACAAAAGAGAATGAAATTGTTGATATGCGTAATAATGTCATTTATAACTGGTGTGGAAATTCTTGTTATGGTGGAGAAGCCATGCATGTAAATATTGTGAATAATTTTTATAAGCCGGGTCCTGCCACTCCTACTGGCACTTCTAAACGTGGACGTATTATTGCCATTGACAAAAAAGTGAGTGAGTCGGATAAGAAATCATATCCAGCCATTTTTGACACTTGGGGAGATTTTTTTATCCAAGGAAATGTGGTGGATGATGGGCAAATTAATGGTGCGGTTGATTACGAACGTTGTGTGAAGGCTACAAAGGATAACTGGGAGTATGGAGTTTATAATCAGTTTGATAAAAAGTATGGAACGTTGGATGAAGATACAAAAAAAGCTCTTAGACGCACCACTCCCGTAGAAACAGGTACTGTTACCACTCATGATGCCCGTACGGCTTTTGAGCGTGTTATGGATTATGCAGGTTGTTCTTTGCACAGGGATAGAGTAGATGAACGTATTGTTCGGGAGACTCGTAGCGGGACTGCGAACTACCAGGGAATGAACAAGCATAATGGTCAGGGAGTTGTTGAGGGTATTGATTGGAAAAGTGTAGGGTATCCCAAGAAAGGTATCATTGATAGTCAGGATGATGTGATTCCTGTCGGGGAATCTTCAGCATGGCCTGAATTGGTACAGGGTGTTATTTTAAAGGATTCGGATAATGATGGTATGCCTGATGAATGGGAAAAAAAATATGGTTTGAATCCGGATGATGCTTCTGACCGAAATGGTAAAACAGTAGATGAGGAAGGAACATATACAAATCTGGAGATGTATATGAATAGCCTGGTACAAAAGATTGTTGAAGAGCAGAATAAAGGAGGAGTACAATAA
- a CDS encoding pectate lyase family protein, translated as MNLIFRCLTILLTLIGSGAVFASSGIGNTLDFGELAAFPGAEGYGRMTTGGRGGEVYIVTSLADDGMPGTLRYGIEKLDGPRTIIFQVSGTIFLHKDLKIRKGNLTIAGQTAPGNGICIAGYPVTNYASNVILRFLRFRMGNKECVHPDGADALGGKGAKNVIIDHCSISWCTDECASFYENDDFTMQWCIISESLRLGGHTKGPHGYGGIWGGEHSSYHHNLLAHHDSRNPRFGLGAKARKSGECDGDYVDFRNNVIYNWGMNSSYGGERMNINIVNNYYKPGPATVTGSKRGRIFAIDATENENGEYLWGKYYIDGNIVDGGADDKNSQKATANNWEYGVYNQFSNNYKKVITQKTKDSIRVDKPHGFALVTTHSAFNAYKRVLDYAGCSLHRDDVDARIVKETRTRTAGYKGLNAHNGEGGVWKSEGYPKPGLIDSQDDLLPLNTPGYVSPWPVLLQGSVLIDSDNDGMPDAWERKFGLNPDDASDSNGKTIDKHGQYTNLEMYMNSLVHDIIEKQNSGGKK; from the coding sequence ATGAATTTGATCTTTCGTTGTTTAACCATTTTATTAACTCTGATCGGGAGTGGGGCTGTTTTTGCCTCTTCTGGTATTGGTAATACTCTTGATTTCGGAGAGTTGGCTGCTTTTCCCGGAGCAGAAGGATATGGACGTATGACTACAGGCGGACGTGGGGGTGAAGTGTATATTGTTACTTCTTTAGCTGATGATGGAATGCCTGGTACTTTACGTTATGGTATAGAAAAGTTGGATGGTCCTCGTACTATCATTTTTCAAGTGTCCGGTACGATATTTCTGCATAAAGACCTAAAAATACGGAAAGGGAATTTGACTATTGCGGGACAAACTGCACCGGGAAACGGTATATGCATAGCAGGTTATCCGGTGACAAATTATGCCAGTAATGTAATTCTTCGTTTTTTACGTTTCCGTATGGGTAATAAAGAATGTGTACATCCTGACGGTGCAGATGCTTTAGGAGGAAAAGGGGCAAAGAATGTGATTATAGACCATTGTTCTATCAGCTGGTGTACAGATGAATGTGCTTCTTTTTATGAGAATGATGATTTTACCATGCAGTGGTGCATTATTTCTGAAAGTCTTAGATTAGGTGGGCATACCAAAGGTCCTCATGGCTATGGAGGAATTTGGGGAGGCGAACACTCTTCTTATCATCATAATCTATTAGCTCATCATGATAGCCGGAATCCCCGTTTCGGATTAGGAGCTAAGGCACGTAAGAGTGGAGAATGTGATGGTGATTATGTAGACTTTCGCAATAATGTGATCTATAATTGGGGTATGAACAGTTCGTATGGTGGTGAAAGAATGAATATCAATATAGTGAACAATTATTATAAACCAGGTCCTGCAACGGTGACAGGCTCTAAACGTGGACGGATTTTTGCTATAGATGCAACAGAAAATGAGAATGGGGAGTATCTGTGGGGAAAGTATTATATCGATGGTAACATTGTAGATGGAGGGGCAGATGATAAAAACAGCCAGAAGGCTACAGCTAATAATTGGGAATATGGAGTTTACAATCAATTTTCGAATAATTATAAAAAAGTAATTACACAAAAAACAAAAGACTCGATTCGAGTGGACAAACCTCATGGATTTGCATTGGTAACGACACATTCAGCTTTCAATGCTTATAAACGAGTGTTGGATTATGCGGGGTGTTCATTGCATCGAGACGATGTAGATGCACGTATTGTGAAGGAAACACGTACGAGAACAGCTGGATATAAAGGTTTGAATGCTCATAATGGAGAAGGAGGCGTTTGGAAAAGCGAAGGGTATCCGAAGCCAGGATTGATAGATAGTCAGGATGATTTGTTACCATTAAATACTCCGGGATATGTTTCTCCATGGCCTGTTCTTTTACAAGGAAGTGTTTTGATTGATTCGGATAATGATGGTATGCCTGATGCATGGGAAAGAAAATTCGGATTAAATCCGGATGATGCTTCTGATAGTAATGGAAAAACGATTGATAAACATGGCCAGTATACAAATCTGGAAATGTATATGAATAGTTTGGTGCATGACATTATTGAAAAACAAAATAGCGGTGGAAAGAAGTAA
- a CDS encoding LiaF transmembrane domain-containing protein yields MEEKQKFPTATGFSGKILIASLFILSGILLFARNMGWITSEVFDIIVSWHSLLIILGIYFMIRRHFIGGIILLLIGVYFLIGGLSWLPENSQAMVWPIALITAGVLFFFKSGKNRRGQWAHHHAMQHRQKWMKMHQGQPGMNFESEQQQAESVDGFLRAENAWGAARHVVLDELFKGAVIRTSFGGTTIDLRHTHIAPGETYIDLDCSWGGIEIYVPSDWKVVFKCNVFFGGCDDKRWQSGNINKESVLVIRGTLSFGGLEVKD; encoded by the coding sequence ATGGAAGAGAAACAAAAATTTCCCACTGCTACAGGCTTTTCCGGTAAAATACTGATAGCTTCGCTTTTTATCCTTTCCGGGATTCTGCTGTTTGCCCGTAATATGGGATGGATTACATCTGAAGTCTTCGATATTATCGTATCCTGGCACTCACTCCTTATTATATTAGGTATATATTTTATGATTCGCCGCCATTTCATCGGTGGAATCATCCTTTTGTTGATAGGTGTGTATTTTTTGATTGGAGGGCTTTCATGGCTGCCTGAAAATTCACAGGCAATGGTATGGCCTATCGCTCTGATAACAGCAGGTGTCTTATTCTTTTTTAAATCCGGCAAGAACAGACGGGGGCAGTGGGCGCACCATCATGCCATGCAACATCGTCAGAAATGGATGAAGATGCATCAGGGACAACCCGGCATGAATTTTGAAAGTGAGCAACAGCAGGCAGAGTCGGTAGATGGCTTTCTGCGTGCCGAGAATGCTTGGGGAGCTGCCCGTCACGTGGTACTTGACGAATTGTTTAAAGGAGCTGTAATTCGCACATCCTTTGGAGGAACAACGATTGATTTGCGGCATACCCATATTGCGCCCGGAGAAACATATATAGATTTGGATTGCAGTTGGGGAGGAATTGAGATATATGTCCCTTCTGACTGGAAAGTCGTGTTTAAATGCAATGTTTTCTTTGGAGGATGTGATGATAAACGTTGGCAGAGTGGAAATATAAATAAGGAAAGTGTATTGGTGATTCGGGGAACACTTTCTTTCGGAGGCTTGGAGGTTAAAGACTAG
- a CDS encoding LytTR family DNA-binding domain-containing protein, with amino-acid sequence MKAHPIIDNPFRWIPMLVLALILVAFQVVLVCGYTGNDYLPALVDGIATIGWLAAIAYLAWFVVGLVSLFQTDVIMIIIGSMLWLAGSFMVCDIMVRIVGVPYVSFAQTIPFRLLFGLPVLIAITLWYRLIVTKEEVQNQELEKELAVHQVNVAGQQEELPMEWIDRITVKDGSRIHLVKADELIYIQACGDYVMLITPTGEYLKEQTMKYFETHLSPDTFVRVHRSTIVNVTQISRVELFGKETYQLLLKNGVKLRVSLSGYRLLKERLGI; translated from the coding sequence ATGAAAGCACATCCGATTATAGATAATCCTTTTCGCTGGATTCCGATGCTGGTGCTGGCATTGATTCTGGTTGCATTCCAGGTCGTTTTAGTCTGTGGATATACCGGAAACGATTATCTTCCTGCTTTGGTAGATGGAATAGCGACGATCGGTTGGCTGGCGGCTATCGCCTATCTGGCATGGTTTGTGGTCGGTCTTGTCTCGTTGTTCCAGACGGATGTAATTATGATCATCATTGGAAGTATGCTTTGGTTGGCAGGGAGTTTTATGGTCTGTGATATAATGGTGAGAATTGTAGGAGTACCCTATGTTTCTTTTGCGCAGACAATCCCTTTCCGACTATTGTTCGGACTACCGGTTTTGATTGCCATTACTCTCTGGTATCGTCTGATAGTCACAAAAGAAGAAGTGCAAAACCAAGAACTGGAAAAAGAACTGGCTGTACATCAGGTGAACGTGGCTGGACAGCAGGAAGAATTACCCATGGAATGGATAGATCGTATTACAGTGAAAGACGGCTCCCGGATTCATTTGGTGAAGGCAGACGAATTGATCTACATACAAGCGTGTGGAGATTATGTGATGCTGATAACCCCCACAGGTGAATACCTGAAAGAGCAGACCATGAAGTATTTTGAAACTCATCTCTCTCCGGATACATTTGTTCGGGTGCATCGTTCTACGATTGTGAATGTTACGCAGATTTCCCGGGTCGAGCTTTTCGGAAAAGAAACCTATCAGCTACTATTGAAGAATGGAGTGAAACTTCGGGTTAGTCTTTCCGGTTACCGATTGCTGAAAGAACGATTGGGGATATAA